CTGATTGACGTGCACGTGCTCGTTGTCTTTCACCAGCACGTCCGTCACGAAGCCGCTCACCCTCGGCGCCATGACGGTGACGTCCCCACCGATGTACGCGTCATCGGTCGTCTCCACGAAGCGGCCAACGATGAACCAGTACGATCCCGCGGCGACGAGCGCCACGAGCACAGCGATGACAGCAAGCAGCATCCACGGGATGCGGCGCGCTGCACGCGCGCTGCCAACGGTGCCGGCGGGTGCGCTGGCGGGGGCGAGAGTCGACGGGGTAGTGGACATGTTGATCTGTGCGTATGCACTCCATTGCTTCAAAAAATGGCGCACTGATCTGCGCCGGCCATTTCCTGCTTCGTGCGAGCCTCGAATCTATTCCTGTGTCAACGCAAGCAGCTCCCGGCGCAGCGCTGCTGCGCGCGCGAGACCGAAGCGCTGCTCGAATTCATCCTGCGCTGCAGACCAATGCTGCCGTGCCGCGAGAATCCGTTCTTCGCCGTCTTTCGTCAGACCCAGAACCAGGGCGCGCTGCTCCGGTTCGAGCGAGTCGGTGAATACCAGCCCGTCGCGCCGCAACGGCTGGATCGCCCTAACCAGCGACGTGCGCTGCAACACCATCTCGTCGGCCAGTTGCTTCATCGTCAGGCGGCCCGCACGCCTGATTCGTCCCATGATCGAAAACTGCGTGATCGTCAGGCCTACGTTCGCGAGATGCCGATCGTAAAGCTGCGATACGTGGCGCGCAGCCTGGCGGATCGCAAAACAATCGTCTTCAGGAGCAAAGGGCATGTTCGTTAGCCGGTTTATAAGTGAGTATGCACACATCAAAACGTCGCAAACTCGCCGAAGTGCTTTGCACCCGGCTCGCTATTCGGTGATATCAAACAGTTCTGAACGCAGCGCCTTGGCGCGTGCCCGTCCGAATTTCTCTTCGAACTCGTCCTGCGCCGCGCGCCACGCGACGGCA
The DNA window shown above is from Paraburkholderia sp. BL10I2N1 and carries:
- a CDS encoding MarR family transcriptional regulator, which gives rise to MPFAPEDDCFAIRQAARHVSQLYDRHLANVGLTITQFSIMGRIRRAGRLTMKQLADEMVLQRTSLVRAIQPLRRDGLVFTDSLEPEQRALVLGLTKDGEERILAARQHWSAAQDEFEQRFGLARAAALRRELLALTQE